DNA sequence from the Acipenser ruthenus chromosome 20, fAciRut3.2 maternal haplotype, whole genome shotgun sequence genome:
TTGGGTCGGTACGAGGTGGAGAAACGCTGTGCTGTTGAGAAGGAGGACTATGATGTAGCCAAACTGAAGAAACAGCAGATGGACGAGTATCGGCGAAAGGTGTATCTGGAGATTGAGCTACACAACCTGCTTGATATGGGTCTGGTTAGTACTACACAGCTGTTGAGTGCATTAAAATCACAAGGATGCAGAGAGATATACACCAGTTTGTTTCTATGTAAATTGCTTGGTGTTAAAACAGTAGAAGCAGATTACAAACAGCAGCTTGATGAGTAACATTAAGCGAACTGTCCACCAAACCCATGGAGTGTGTTACGTTTTGTTAGTCTAGctcacatattatttatttattttttttaaaataattctgtcatctgcaaaataattttttttaacccGTGCTGGAATAACTAAATTGCTGGGATTTTAAAATAacccttttttttcatttcagattCAGAGAACAGAAGAATTCCCCTTGGAGCCACTGGGTTACTCTGGCAGTCCTCGGCAGCCGAAGCCAAAAGAGTCATCAAAGCACAAACAGGGGAAGAGCATTGAAAAAGCTCCCAAATCTGAACCAGAGCGTGTCTCTCCAAACCCTACACCTCCACAGCGCACCCCAACCCCTCCACCCACTCCCCAAGCACAGCCTCTGATACCCAAGATCAATGTGAGTCGCAGCCGAAGAATAACGCATCAGCATCTCTTAGTGACGGGCCCCGTTTCCCTCTGTGCTGTAATAATGCATGACTTATTTCATTTAGTAAGGTCCAAATACGATGTCataatcacactttctgtaattacacctgTTTAATAAGAGGAAGTAGAAAATCCAGACCTCTatttcttatacaataagagacaaccCACGCTCTGCCTTTCAATTTGCATAACAGATTGGAATTGCTCCCCAACAATGACAGATGGATGTTGAATTGCTGTATTGCCTTATTGTGCAGATTGATGCCCTTCCGTACGACGAGAGACCCCTACCTGCTCTGCGCAAACAGATGGGAGAGACTCAGAACCAGCTGCCAGAGCCGGAACCCCCAGAGTCTGCCATAACTGCAAGGAGCACGGGCATCACCGGAGAGCCGGAGCCCCTGACGGAGAAGGCTGTGAGGGAGGCCAGCTTCCCCATTGAAGTGTATGGAGAGGGCTTGGTAAGAAAGGGTCACTTGGCATGAGTCTGCTTTCAGACGGGATCTGGGCCACACGCTATCAAAAAGAGTGAAACAGCATACAAAAGACAGTCGACTGCAGTAGCGCTTCAGTGCAGGCTTAATATTATAGCAGGGTTCAGTCTATTCCTTTGTTGCCCATTTTACTGCCTGGTACTCTATTCAACGGCAGTCCGACTCTGCATAGCCCTGCGTTGGTCTAACCAGCATTGTGAGAATTGTAACTTCCATTCCCCAAACTCTCCATCTCCAAGGAAAGTCTCGTCTTGGATATTTCAATTTGTGGTTAAGGTAGGTCAATGTATGTCTTGCTTCTTGGAACCGGGAGCTTCAGTGGCTATATTTTTACTAGAAGCTTGACAGTCCTATCTATAATGTTTCAGGTTGCAGGAGCCTACTCTAAGACCTGGTCTTACCGGGAGGATGCCCTGCTGGCAATCTATAAGAAGCTGATGGAGGTCCCAGCTGGAACTTCGAAAGATGACCTGAAGACCATGATGCGAGCTGCCGTCTTTCTTGTACGGAAAGCCCTAGTGGACAAGGTTGCATCTGTGAGTAACGGGAGTGTTTCTGTTTTGCTTATCCTTTGATGAAGGCCGAAATAACAGGGTCAATTTGATAGGTCAGACAGGCAAGCAGGAATCTCCAGAACAGCAGAATTTCGTTTCAGCACAGGGACGTGATCTTTTCATTGAACATTTACAAATAAGATCAAAATAAACCAGATACAAAACAAAAGTCACCCTTTTTTGcaagtgttttttaaaagaaataagcGCTTGGCAGCAGCACTACACACAAGCAGCTGTCCGGTCTCCATGGGTTCGATCTCTGAACTAAAATTCAAAGTGCTCTGATGCCACTTTCATattctacatctaaaacatagaCCTCGCTCCTATCTTCAAGGAGGATTTCAAACTCCAAGGAACTCATGACAACTTCCCCACAatatgagagacaaacatttaaacTGTTGGAACTAAgtgtaacaaaagagcaaaaaacaaatccaattaCCACATTAACAAGCCACTGAATCTTGTTATCGAACAATtctcaattaggaagaaatgttttaagtggcataaacaactcaaagtgttgaatttCAACACTTAtcattgtttatcccttacaaAGATAACCTTAGACTGCATGCAGAGCAATATTATATTGTTCTATGCTGCAAAGACACAAAACATGATCACGCTGTGGCAGCATACCACAGTATTGATTGATTGCAGCAGTAAGTTCTTATGCAGTTTCATTCAAACTAGGCATGACTCTGGTGGTAAAAGCTGGTGGCCAGAGCTTGATTGGAGAAAGTTTCTTCCAATACAGACGTGTGTTATTCATGTCAGTCTTCACTCCTCACAAAGCCAGACCTCATTTCACTGTTATTAATCCTTATACATACGGCCTCAGCTCTCATTTAGAAACAGCCAGCCCCTCAGATAGAGACCATGTTTAGTCCCCtggctgaaatgtttgttttattattgtactcCTGTCAGCACTATTGATTAATTAGCTGATGCAGTTGTGGAGAGAATTCCTCAGAAGACCATTGAAACCATGGCTTTGAAATTATGCTGTGAGACTATTTCACAGGCAGTTTGTGCAACAATGCATTCCCAGTGCTAGGGACATTCCCAGGGGGCTTATGAAAATGttctgctgttttaaataaatatatttttgtaacaacAGTAATGATGAGGCTTACATCCGACAACAAAAGACACAGTCGAATTCACTATATCTGGTGTCTTATAAAACTGAGGAATGTGATCAGTTTTAATTACAGCTagccttttaatttaaaatgctagCTACACTCACTGAGTGAAGCTGTCTTTTTGTACAGTTCTGACTGACAGCAACAAACAACCAAATTGCTCTTCGGATAGACTAATTGATGCAGCAGTGGGAAGTTTTAGGAGAAGTTTACATGAGAAGTTTTTTCACCAAAGCACTGTCTTGTCTTCGTAGGTATTCCAAGCCTCCCTGAAGCTTTTGAAGATGATAATTACCCAGTACATTCCTAAACACAAACTGGGTAAAGTGGAGACCAGTCACTGTGTGGAGAGGACCCTACCCAACCTGATTGCCAAGACTGGAGACTCTACCACCCGGCTTCGCATTGTGGCTACAGATTTCATCCAGGTATGGAAGTCTGAACTCTCTTGGTAAAGTAAGGATTCTTAACTAGAGTTAAATCTCATTTGCAGTAGTAGTCTGATGTGCCACCTACCTGTAAGATTAGATGTCAGTAAAGAATAAACGCATGTATGTTTCCAGCTTTTATCTGTGTATTCACCCTTTTTATTAGTCCTAGAGATccaaatatatatcttttttttaaatatctgtggCTATCGaggctgttgttattatttttacgtCAAATGTGTCCTTACCTGTTTTACAGTGtacttgcttttgtatttgtttgcaaaCTTAAATCAGTTAATCCCCCAAACAGACATGTGCCTTAATGTTTCagtacatcatatatatatatatatatatatatatatatatatatatatatatatatatatatatatataatatatatatatatataatatatatttcccTGCGTCTTGGAAAGCTTCTGTTAATTGATTGCGCTGCCGCCTCTTTGGAGTTGTCACGTTCAGGAAGGAACAGTACTCCTAGTGGTTAATTTTCATGCACTGCGCCCGAGTGAAGTGAATCCACTGAATCCACTAAACATTAtgagagacaaacacagacacgataCTTGTATTTAGGATAACAGTTTCCTTTCGAGAGACTATATTTAATGAAGCACAACAATGGTAATGTTacaacatttttaacttttcctaATTAGGAGTATTACTGCCACAATAATACAAGTGTTTCATGACTTAAGTTTCTAACAGTGTTTTATTACGTTTGAAAAATATCATACAAGTATTAAAGAACAATCGAACAAGAAACAATTAAAACCAGTTACTGCTTTCAGTCAGACATACTAATCTAACTAAACCACCTTACATAATGCATGTATTAATTCTACTCATATTTAAGACATCTACAGTTCAGGCAGTGAATACATGCTTACCCCTCCTCTTTTGAGGTGGAATTGATTGAGAGTGGACTGATGATGTCAAAGGTAAAGGCTTTTCAGGCAGTCTCAAATCAGGATTACACTACAGAGGCAGGGTTCAGATTCTCACGAGCTCAGTTGAGGATCGGAGGTCGGAAAAATAACTCTTTGGTATCGTTTGATTCAAGTTTTTATGTGCAGTTTTTCAGTTGCTTACCCACCTTTCATGATGTCACCACAACCCCCCTACTCATGCAGTATGTGGTTACAATGTGTCTGCTAGCTATGAAGCTGACCTTAATGTTTAGAAGCATACTACAAAATATTTAGCACATTCAAGCAAAAATGCATATACTACTCTaagtaaatataattataatgcatTAGTTTAAGTAAATATAAATCATAAGCTTATCACATTTAATTAATAAGTTGACTTAACACCTTCGATAGACTTCAGCCTACTTCCTTGAAAACCCACCTCTAGCGAGTGATACTGCAAGACCAAACCAAAAATACACTGTCTAGATGGCTGATACTTTGTATAAGTAGTCAGTAAAAGCCCCTAGCTCTGGCCTCGTTTATAAATACTTGAGGTGTTGCTGCTTTGCTGAAAAGCTGTTAAAAGAAAAGACAACTATAATTCATCTTTTAGAGAAAACTGGTGCTAGTGACCAGAAAGcataggtttattttttaattatagaaaATGCAGTATCCAACTGTACtttatgataaaaaaaactatttagcaGCAAGCAAGCAAGTTCTTCTCTTCAGGTCTAGAGGGACCCCACCAAGGCTGGTCCCAGGCATCCAGTATCTTGCATCACAGGTATGGTGATCTCTCTCTGGTTGGCACCTGTAATGTACTGCACCTCCCTCAGTCAGCTCCCTACACTGCAGACATACCATGCTTCCCATGGCTCCCCAGTCTACTGGCTGTTTACACTTAAGGCAGATTGCTCTTATTGTTTCCTTTCCTTTGaaattaaccactggctctcctGAGCTAACCTCAGTATAAACACAACAGCTTCCAGGGGAGCACACTGTACAAACTCTCTTTTTAAATGGGCCCTGTCTTAGCTGGCACTTTCACAACAACAATCTGGGTGTCTTGGAGAAGCTCGTTTTATTCTTGGAGTTTATCGCTCTCAAACCAAATCTTGTGGAGTCCCCTGCAGGACAGTTATGGAAAGTCCCGTACTTATCCATCTCAGTCTGCTCACATAAATTCACTAATCTGGCCGCACCATGGGCCATTTTAATGTCTCTCATATAATATGGACTTCCATATCTGCCACTTTCCACTCCTCTGTGCTGTAGTCACAGTCAGTGGGTATTTGCAACAACAGATTAGACAAGGAGCCTACCTGAACaccagtatttatgtatttatttaccagtatttattttacacCGTGCCAGGCTCAAGGGTTTTGATTAATTCTGTGACAGTCTTGGAGCTCCTTGGGTGTTTTCTGCTAACGCAGATATGCCTGCCATTTGCTTCCAATACCAGTGCTGTAGTGTGCTGGCAGCAGGCGGGTCTAGCTAACCACTGCAGCTGTTCAGTGCTGCCTCAGTGTTTTCCATCACAGAACAAtcttgcagtgtgtgtgagtgcattacAGCGTCCTCTGGGAGTCCCTCCCTACACAGACAGGATACCAGTTAACCTCATTACTGATGAAAATGAGGGTCTGTCTTCCATGACTGGCCTTGGCTAAGATATCCTACTTCTTAAATGCAAATCCGCTTTATTATGCAATAATTAGTTTGGCTTCAGAACTGAAGCTGTCTGAAACAAAGAATTTGTAATAGGAGTTGAATATTTCTAGATATTAACCATAAGAAAAAACTTGCCTttacacttgcttcaaaataggccATGTGTCAGATACAACACTACAATTCAGTGGATTTATTCCAGCATAATTGCCAGTGTTTAAACAGTTACATTCATTTCCAATTAACACCACTAACAGCAGTCTAGAATGAACAAATATTTCTTGTTATAAAAATTAAGCTGTCATTTTTCCAAATGTATGAAGTCGGTTAAGAAAGCTGCCTGGAATCATGCAGTGCTGTTCTCAGTTTCCCCCCACAGTAGGTAAGGTATTACCTCATTAAAGTTTATAAGCAAATAAACTTTATGCAACTGAGTCATTatttggcaatccaggtttttttttttttttaaaaacttgtgtAACGTCTTCTCCAAGGTTAAGGAGAGTGGAGTCGAGAGGCAAgaagctaaacaaaacaaaaaggaaaaactaGTTTAATAAATGTCCTCATTTCTTTCCACAAAGGTTGCCAGCATTATATATTCTTACCACAGTTTGCCACTTTTCCAAATGTTACGTTCAGGGACTTGGTTACAACAGGATCCTGAACTGGAGTAGAAGAGGACTTTAGTACCAGAGATTACATGCATGAACTTTCCATTCTTCTCCAGGAGATGGCGCTGTTTAAAGAGGTCAGGCCGCTACAGGCCATCCCTGCTGAGCTGGTAAAGCCTCTGAAGCCCAATACCCCGACTCGGCTAGCCCTGAGCCAGCTGGAGCTGCTGGAACGCCTACTGAAAGACCTGGGCAATGACAACTCCGGCTTCACCGCGGACAACGTAATGCAGGTAAGGACATGGGGTAGGCATTCCATACAGTGTTGCGTCTCTCCCCAGACAGCAGACGTGTGTACTTTGTCTTCTAAGGTTGAATGTGTATGACCCTTTTGTCATGGTTACACTACATGGTTTAGGCAAAACCCACAACCTGTATGCCATGCTGGTGGTGAGAATTAGCACGAGTAACCCAACCAACATGTTAATTCAAGTCTATAAACCAGACGGTTTGTGACAATCCCAGTCTGGGCCGTGGACCACTGAGAGCAGCTGTGTAGCAGCACTTTCACTGTTTAAATATATGACCCCTCCCTCTTCTTCAAACAGGGAGACCTTTGTGCTTTTGATTAGGTGCATGCTAACTGTTACCAGTGATTTGAACTAGGATTTAATGTTGATGGGAGCTTGGTAGAGTAACCTTTCATTACAGGTATTGGCACAGGAAGCTGTATAATGAAGGCTGAATGTATTTGCCAAAGCTGCTCAACTTCCCAATTACAGTACATTTGACAGGAATGTTTAACAAAGTcggttttgtctttttaaattgcAGACATCTAAATTGTAAGAAGGTTGCGTTCCTTCTCAGTAGCTTTCTCATTCCAAATGCAACTCGTTATTTTGCGATTGTCTGAAGCATTGGTTTGCAGAAGGTTATTTCATATCCCTAAACTCTGTTGTAATGATCTGCCCTATTTTATATGTTTTCttcttttgtatgtttgttttctcAACTTCTGACTGCCTTGTTTTGATTGatctaaaaaaatgtatacagctTCACGACGGCGGGGAAAATGAAACGCACAGAAAATAAAGCCTGCACAACGTATTCACTTATTGTAAGTCACAAAAAACGAGGATCATACTTTTACTTTCAAATTGGTCTGTAGTGCTCTTTGCACAGCATGGCAGGATGCGCACAGGATGCACACAGgattttctcttcattttcagTTCCTCCTTATTTGCAGTTTAGTACTTGGATCATTAGCCAAGCAGATTGATTAAACTATTTAATGTCATTTGTTATGATGTGCTGTTCTACACGCTATGGATATGGTTGGTCATTGTTGTGAACTATTTTTTCATGATACTGTTACTAAGGAGTTTGTATGTTATTGACATGACTTGTTACATCAGCGTTCTATATATATGAGGGAGACCCAACGTATAGAATAAACACTGTGCATAATTAAGTGAACCGTATGGtagctgaaattgtaaaaaacaaacctACTTTACTCATACTTAATTAAGTATGACCGTGTTTGAGTCAGGATTTTAAATACCCCAGTGATCTCACTGGGATTATGTGTGACTGGCTCGTACAGCATGCTGGCTTCTGAGTAGCTCACTGGCACTCAGTTAACACTGTGCAGACAAAGCTTTGCCTATCTCCACGCATGATCTTATAACTGTGTGCAAACTTTCCAGCTGTTGACACTGTGTTCTTGGAGATTAGCTGTCACTTTAAATTTATAATGCCTTCCGTACAAGTCTGTTTTCTTTGGATAGCACatcagttgattttttttttgttttatagtgtAGTAAATTGTGATTTACTTCTTAAGTTTGAGAGAGTTTTGGAAGTATAAGGAATATTCATTTTGCTCTtaattttgtttagaaaaaaaaaatgcagtaaatgaTGCACCTGTTTAATCACATAGTAATAGTTTATATCCTCTTTAATACTTTCTAAATTAGATCTCTTCTGCAGACAGAACTTAACTGTCAGAATTGATCATCTTTCTGGAACTGAAATCTTGTCTCAGCCTCATACTGTATCATGTTCTAATGCTGTACAACACAACTGGACTTCGCTATTAAAAGTTGTAGAAATGTCTTCTTAACCTTAACATGTGTAGGGGGAGAGCAGATACGCGTTTTTCATTTTCAAGTCAAGGAACGGGTTTACACTGCTTTCGTCTGCCAGATAGTTCCCATTTCCCTCTGGTTACCTGGGAAATGTGTTCAGAGTCCAGCCGGAGCAGTGATTTGAGTTTCCTGCAATCACAGTCAAGAATGAAGAGAGTTGCTGGAATAATCGAAGCTGTGTCTGTCAAAATGAAGGGGAAAATATATCCAGTGCTTAACATTGCATTTATTTTCccttataaattattttattttttaattttttttagatttagattaCAGTTATATAAAAGCTAGTTGAAGATTATCAGATTTTGATCACATTAGTTCAGCAGAGAAGTAAGCATTGAGGTTCATGTTCTGAGGTTAAGAAAAATCTTATAAACCACTTATTAACGTTAACTGTTTACAGATGCTGTTGCATAATGGTTAAAGTATAATAAAAGCAGAGTGAAGCACTGGTAAGCATAGTTACCTTGCACAGTTATCCTAGTAAAGAGAACAGGTCAAGGGTCAAAGACATCCTGGTACCTCCTCATGGCTCGAGCATGGTATTAATCTAGAATTTCTTGTCGATATTGTTCTAGTTTGCGATGGGGGCTCTAGAGCACAGTGCGTCAGAAGTGCGCGACACAGCGGTGAGAATAATCCAGATCATGTACCGGAAAAACAAGAGCACTGTCCTGGAATACCTCCCTCCAGACGACGCCAACACCCGCAGAAACATCCTCTACAAAAACATGTTCGATGGGTTTGCAAAGATAGACGGTCGACCGACTGAGACGCAGGTGAAAGTGAGTAATCAGGAGGAACAAGATAAAACAGTTGGCTTGCCGAGATGTAGAAATGCCTTTATTAACTCCCTGTGCTTaaccaatatttatttaaaagctgtcataaaaacatttttcaatgtcTCGCACCGTTCTAAATCCATGGATGCAGTTGTACCAGACACTGATGTCACTGCACCACGCTTATGTAAGTGCAATGAAAAGACATCCTCTCATTGCAGTGACGTTATGCTACAGTAGTTTTAATGTGCTGACACCCGTGATGTGTTGTCTTTATTGTCTTTAGGTTTAATGTTGTTTTCATGGGATTCCCAGGGCTTACACACTGTGAACATGCTTCATGTGCTCCCTCTGTCTCCATTAGACGCAGAAGAAGGCTGCCACACAGGAGGCAGAGAAACAGAAGAAGGAAGAGATTCGAGCCCTTCAGGAACAGCTGGCTGCCCTGCAGGAGATCCAGGCAGAGCAAGTGAGCAAGGTGTGCATAATGAGAAATCTATTGTGGCTAGAGACGTATTCAGAGTATAGCCTGGGGTGGGTGCTGTGCTGAGATTCATATTTGTCTTCCTTTCTCTTTACTTTCAGGGGAAGGAGCGGGACACCCACAAGCCCAGTAAAGCAGGTGAGTCTACAAGACCCTGGTGATGAATTACAGCTGGGCTATTTTACATAGACACCAAGCCAAACTCCTTTTGTAGACTCCGCAGATCTGTAACGGTTGAAAATCAGACCTGGGAAATGTGTACATATTGCACTAGGCTACTGTCACAACGTATTCACTTATTGTAAGTCACAAAAACGAGGATCATACTTTTACTTTCAAATTGGGCTGTAGTGCTCTTTGCACAGCGTGGCAGGATGCACACAGGATTTTCGCTTCATTTTCAGTTCCTCCTTATCTGCAGTTTAGTACTTGGGTCATTAGCCAAGCAGATTGATTAAACTATTTAATGTCATTTGTTATGATGTACTGTTCTACACGCTATGGATATGGTGGGTTATTGTTGTGAGCTATTTTTTCATGATACTGTTACTAAGGAGTTTCAGTAACACTTTTTTAGGGATccgttataaacaatagcaaaaacaaaaccatggcataagtgtataataactgtattgcaaaaacaaagcagccccatacaattggtgGGACaaacatataaagacagacagacacacaggcatagaaagacaaacagatcTGTAAAGACAACTATATTCGTTATAAGCGATTATAAGCAATAGcgcaaaaaacaatgacaaaagtgtGTAATAATACTCTTATTATTTCTATTCATATTCAGTAATTGTTAATAGCTTCAtcaacatgtttatagattgtttataatcacatATATCAGATTCCTAAACAAAAGTGTTATTGGAGTTTATATGTTATTCTGGTGTTTGTTCTCCAGCAGGGAAGAAGGCTCCTCTTGTCCCACCCCCTGACATTGGGGATGACCAGTCTTCCGTTGCAAATTATTTAGATAAGTAAGTACATCTTTCTCCAAGTGTTTAAAATATCTGAGACTAAATGAGATGAGATGGAGCTAATGAGGGACAAAAGTGGAAAATGAGCCATGGGATACTTAGCAGGCATTAGTCAGTGAGCGGTTACAGTGCCCTTTAATGGAAAAAGTTAATTAAGATGTCCAAAATAGCAGTTTTGAGAAATTAGTAATGCTAACTCTCAATCGCTGTATAACATGTGGAGAGCTGTCTGTATCCGCTCTGGTTGGGTGGTTTTACTCAGAAAAAGTGTACTAGCCTTAGTACTATAGTACTGTTTTATTCTGTCCCCATTCCTTCCTAAAGCAGTAACATAGTTTTAACTAGCAAGAGAACGACTCAAGCCAATATTTTAACTGCTCCTACCAGCAACTGAGTTTGTTTTTCCTTCGCTGCTAGTTATGTAACATTAAATCAGTTTTAAGGTTTCAGAAAAACGAGTGTAAAATGAGTGTAAAGTCATGGATGACGACTGTACACTCATTTTAAAGTCAAGCCCTTCAAGTTGAACACATCATGCTAGTTTCTGGCAAGTTTTGTGTTGCACAGAAATCACAAAGACTGTCTCTTGATTTCAGCCTCTGTATATTTTGTGGAGAGAAAGACGACTCGTTTAATGAGGAAGGTCTGGATCTTCATTACTGGAAGAACTGTCCCATGCTGAGGCGCTGTGAACACTGCAGACAGGTACAAGTATCCACACCACAGATGTGCATTTCATTCCATGGCTTTTGCTTGTCTGTTCTTTTCTAAGTAACCTAAGGATTGCATTGGTTTTTGTATCACAAGTTATTACTAATGGTTACTGATACTACTGTATACGTACAGACTGTATCTGGCTGATTTTAAAGAACACTGATGTGATTGCAGAATCTGCACATTTAATCTTGGGATTCGTTTCAGGTAGTGGAGATAGCCAGCCTGATGGATCACTTACTGACAGAGTGTGATAAGAAGGACAGCTTTGGGAAGTGTCCACGCTGCACTGAAGCCATTCCCAAAGAACAGCTGACTGAACACGTCAGAGCTAAAGCATGCACCCGTAAGTATTGACTGAAGCCAGCATGTTCGCTATTTAGAACAGGAAGTTAGCTGAGGGTGTGGTTTGCAGCACTGCAATGCACATTAGAGGAATACAGAatgaatatgtttttcttttttatattaaagtgTGTCGTTCTTGTTCTTTCAATGTTACCTTTCTAGAAACGTGTAGTGTTTGTTGGGTGTTGATCAGAGCACATTTGTAAAGCATGCAGACATCCTTTCTCCGTGCTATACGTCAACCCATTGGCCAGCCAGAGAATAAATTAACCCAGCGTTTACTGAATCTGTGAACCAGGGAGATGGATACCAGTCATGTGGTGTAACCTTTCTCTGGAGACGGCATTGTTCAGTCTGTTTAAATAATTGATGGCTATATTATCTTCTGAAAGGACTGTGACTGCAGGGCTATTCTGAAGTAACCATGACACTATCAGGGTGGTCCGGTTCCCAGTATGGGGACTTATTAAGTTTCCTTTGCTGCACATTGTCATGCTGTTTCCTCTGTTTTGATTACCTGATCCAGGGATCATGACATTTGCTTTTTCTTCCCTTCTTTACGTAACACTTTCCGCTTTATTTGTAGCTGCAAAATCGGATAAAGTAGCCAACCACTGTCCGCTGTGCCACGAGAACTTCGCACCAGGAGAAGAGGTGAGAGGAGTTTTTGCAGCTCCATAGTCTGTCattctgcatttttttctttttttttg
Encoded proteins:
- the LOC117963669 gene encoding centrosomal protein of 104 kDa-like isoform X2, which encodes MPHKIGFAVVSSSGNEDGYSANELMVHAPTVNGWRSTRSCLYPQVIILQLVERCRIRKLQLLAHQYMISAKIEFYVSDSLPEYFSPNQSDRFQRLGYVSLSDNEKTGFKARELKSVHVDAMGQYLKLIFHKNHVNRYNLYNQVALVAINVLGDAVDGEMASTPTKEQLIEHYLHNTHEDSALDGTYLGKLDSISPLDDLAFDMYQDPEVAQIIRQLDEKKQDAVRLERYDLAKKLKQAIADLQKVGERLGRYEVEKRCAVEKEDYDVAKLKKQQMDEYRRKVYLEIELHNLLDMGLIQRTEEFPLEPLGYSGSPRQPKPKESSKHKQGKSIEKAPKSEPERVSPNPTPPQRTPTPPPTPQAQPLIPKINIDALPYDERPLPALRKQMGETQNQLPEPEPPESAITARSTGITGEPEPLTEKAVREASFPIEVYGEGLVAGAYSKTWSYREDALLAIYKKLMEVPAGTSKDDLKTMMRAAVFLVRKALVDKVASVFQASLKLLKMIITQYIPKHKLGKVETSHCVERTLPNLIAKTGDSTTRLRIVATDFIQEMALFKEVRPLQAIPAELVKPLKPNTPTRLALSQLELLERLLKDLGNDNSGFTADNVMQFAMGALEHSASEVRDTAVRIIQIMYRKNKSTVLEYLPPDDANTRRNILYKNMFDGFAKIDGRPTETQVKTQKKAATQEAEKQKKEEIRALQEQLAALQEIQAEQVSKGKERDTHKPSKAGKKAPLVPPPDIGDDQSSVANYLDNLCIFCGEKDDSFNEEGLDLHYWKNCPMLRRCEHCRQVVEIASLMDHLLTECDKKDSFGKCPRCTEAIPKEQLTEHVRAKACTPAKSDKVANHCPLCHENFAPGEESWKSHLMGKESCKMNQRRMQRTQQMQQGKTGGLSVTKPGVKGRSPSIVTKIPAPKTGLNKTSSRIPAKR
- the LOC117963669 gene encoding centrosomal protein of 104 kDa-like isoform X1, coding for MPHKIGFAVVSSSGNEDGYSANELMVHAPTVNGWRSTRSCLYPQVIILQLVERCRIRKLQLLAHQYMISAKIEFYVSDSLPEYFSPNQSDRFQRLGYVSLSDNEKTGFKARELKSVHVDAMGQYLKLIFHKNHVNRYNLYNQVALVAINVLGDAVDGEMASTPTKEQLIEHYLHNTHEDSALDGTYLGKLDSISPLDDLAFDMYQDPEVAQIIRQLDEKKQDAVRLERYDLAKKLKQAIADLQKVGERLGRYEVEKRCAVEKEDYDVAKLKKQQMDEYRRKVYLEIELHNLLDMGLIQRTEEFPLEPLGYSGSPRQPKPKESSKHKQGKSIEKAPKSEPERVSPNPTPPQRTPTPPPTPQAQPLIPKINIDALPYDERPLPALRKQMGETQNQLPEPEPPESAITARSTGITGEPEPLTEKAVREASFPIEVYGEGLVAGAYSKTWSYREDALLAIYKKLMEVPAGTSKDDLKTMMRAAVFLVRKALVDKVASVFQASLKLLKMIITQYIPKHKLGKVETSHCVERTLPNLIAKTGDSTTRLRIVATDFIQEMALFKEVRPLQAIPAELVKPLKPNTPTRLALSQLELLERLLKDLGNDNSGFTADNVMQFAMGALEHSASEVRDTAVRIIQIMYRKNKSTVLEYLPPDDANTRRNILYKNMFDGFAKIDGRPTETQVKTQKKAATQEAEKQKKEEIRALQEQLAALQEIQAEQVSKGKERDTHKPSKAAGKKAPLVPPPDIGDDQSSVANYLDNLCIFCGEKDDSFNEEGLDLHYWKNCPMLRRCEHCRQVVEIASLMDHLLTECDKKDSFGKCPRCTEAIPKEQLTEHVRAKACTPAKSDKVANHCPLCHENFAPGEESWKSHLMGKESCKMNQRRMQRTQQMQQGKTGGLSVTKPGVKGRSPSIVTKIPAPKTGLNKTSSRIPAKR